In Solea senegalensis isolate Sse05_10M linkage group LG6, IFAPA_SoseM_1, whole genome shotgun sequence, one genomic interval encodes:
- the tekt4 gene encoding tektin-4: MSSDVLVSRPHCDSRAVALMVPEQNPPVEPAVPQLSSGSATAGYRSAKYTPPEWFSNCHTILQQAGADCREAQSVQRLSKTLHRDTEAATQKTQAEGTRLLGDRLQDIHHWRSELQRHIERLQADTASLLALKTRLEKALDATETPYAISADNLNCRTRRPGPDLVRDSVEEELLKEVDLIRNIQALLKKTTAQVVTQIKRNREAKQTLELDWSDKYEAYNFDDRGGRYSNTSPDTQRHASSASMQDQVSNPAAWTKFTQDNLSVAVQEEQATSNLRMLVEQVLRDTTEDLRAQCSSVDQAFSQRCVEMKEAKAQLEIRLTEVLEQIGAQERNIVALQQAIHSKEAPLRVAQSRLYVRSLRPHMELCRDEPQLSLEGEVRQIDATVASLQQQLSDARGSLSHLEESRMALEKDVNCKTHSLFVDRDKCMTRREQFPTVSTLSGY, from the exons ATGAGCTCTGACGTTTTAGTGTCACGGCCACACTGTGACAGCAGGGCTGTGGCGTTGATGGTCCCGGAGCAGAATCCTCCTGTGGAGCCCGCGGTCCCGCAGCTGTCCTCGGGCTCAGCCACCGCCGGGTACCGCTCGGCTAAGTACACCCCGCCCGAGTGGTTCTCCAACTGCCACACCATCCTCCAACAGGCTGGTGCGGACTGCCGCGAAGCCCAGAGCGTCCAGCGACTGTCCAAGACTCTGCACCGGGACACCGAGGCTGCCACCCAGAAGACACAGGCTGAGGGGACGCGTCTGCTGGGAGACAGGCTGCAGGACATCCACCACTGGAGGTCTGAGCTGCAGCGGCACATCGAACGGCTGCAGGCCGACACTGCCTCGCTGTTGGCGCTGAAGACGCGGTTGGAGAAGGCGCTGGACGCCACCGAGACTCCGTACGCCATAAGCGCGGATAATCTGAACTGCAGGACGAGAAGACCAGGTCCAGACCTGGTCAGAGactctgtggaggaggagctgttAAAG GAAGTGGACTTAATCAGAAACATCCAGGCCCTTTTGAAGAAGACAACGGCCCAGGTTGTCACTCAGATCAA AAGGAACAGAGAGGCCAAGCAGACGTTAGAGTTGGACTGGTCCGATAAGTACGAGGCCTACAATTTCGATGACCGAGGTGGAAGATACAGTAACACAAGTCCAGATACGCAGCGCCATGCCAGCTCAGCCTCCATGCAGGATCA AGTGTCTAACCCTGCGGCATGGACAAAGTTCACTCAGGACAACCTGAGTGTGGCTGTGCAGGAGGAACAGGCCACCAGCAATCTCAG aaTGCTGGTGGAGCAAGTTCTCCGGGACACCACAGAGGATCTGAGAGCTCAGTGCTCCAGCGTGGACCAAGCCTTTAGCCAGCGCTGTGTAGAGATGAAGGAGGCCAAAGCCCAGCTGGAGATTAGGCTCACCGAG gtCCTGGAGCAGATTGGGGCTCAAGAGAGGAACATTGTAGCTCTCCAGCAGGCCATCCACAGTAAAGAAGCTCCACTGAGAGTTGCTCAGTCCAGGCTTTATGTGCGCTCCCTCAGACCCCACATGGAACTCTGCCGGGATGAGCCTCAACTCAg TTTGGAGGGGGAGGTGAGGCAGATTGATGCCACTGTGgcgtctctgcagcagcagctgagtgaTGCCAGAGGCTCTTTGTCCCACCTGGAGGAGTCACGCATGGCCCTGGAGAAGGACGTTAACTGTAAAACCCACTCTCTGTTCGTCGACAGAGACAAGTGCATGACTCGCCGCGAGCAATTCCCGACAGTCTCTACTCTGTCAGGATACTGA
- the LOC122771504 gene encoding transmembrane domain-containing protein TMIGD3-like isoform X2, translating into MDVFYLILIFFIGGLWQTEAVSLTGELGKDVTVTCSHTNAFSNIKYFCKGACNDEDILISSSVGGEDAGGKYSISDEGNTFHVTISHLTEEDSGTYYCGIVRVGRDTYTKVILTVKKEDTGSDETITSSEMLVYIGAGLTLLSLVLVMALLIFFKHRNRNMGISSGI; encoded by the exons ATGGACgtgttttatcttattttgaTCTTTTTCATAGGCG GACTGTGGCAGACTGAAGCTGTGTCTCTCACTGGAGAGCTGGGGAAGGACGTCACAGTAACTTGCTCCCACACCAATGCGTTTTCCAACATCAAATATTTCTGCAAGGGCGCGTGCAACGATGAAGACATCTTGATCAGCAGCAGTGTCGGGGGGGAAGATGCAGGGGGGAAATACAGCATTTCAGACGAAGGAAACACGTTCCACGTGACCATCTCTCACCTGACAGAGGAAGACTCAGGAACCTACTATTGTGGAATAGTCAGAGTTGGACGTGACACATACACTAAAGTCATCCTCACTGTCAAAAAGG aGGACACAGGTAGCGATGAAACAATCACCTCTTCTG AGATGTTGGTGTACATTGGTGCAGGTCTCACGCTGCTTTCGCTGGTGCTAGTGATGGCTCTGCTGATATTCTTTAAACATCGAAACAGAAACATGGGTATTTCGTCTGGTATATAA
- the LOC122771504 gene encoding transmembrane domain-containing protein TMIGD3-like isoform X1 produces MDVFYLILIFFIGGLWQTEAVSLTGELGKDVTVTCSHTNAFSNIKYFCKGACNDEDILISSSVGGEDAGGKYSISDEGNTFHVTISHLTEEDSGTYYCGIVRVGRDTYTKVILTVKKEDTGSDETITSSGTKMLVYIGAGLTLLSLVLVMALLIFFKHRNRNMGISSGI; encoded by the exons ATGGACgtgttttatcttattttgaTCTTTTTCATAGGCG GACTGTGGCAGACTGAAGCTGTGTCTCTCACTGGAGAGCTGGGGAAGGACGTCACAGTAACTTGCTCCCACACCAATGCGTTTTCCAACATCAAATATTTCTGCAAGGGCGCGTGCAACGATGAAGACATCTTGATCAGCAGCAGTGTCGGGGGGGAAGATGCAGGGGGGAAATACAGCATTTCAGACGAAGGAAACACGTTCCACGTGACCATCTCTCACCTGACAGAGGAAGACTCAGGAACCTACTATTGTGGAATAGTCAGAGTTGGACGTGACACATACACTAAAGTCATCCTCACTGTCAAAAAGG aGGACACAGGTAGCGATGAAACAATCACCTCTTCTGGTACGA AGATGTTGGTGTACATTGGTGCAGGTCTCACGCTGCTTTCGCTGGTGCTAGTGATGGCTCTGCTGATATTCTTTAAACATCGAAACAGAAACATGGGTATTTCGTCTGGTATATAA
- the LOC122770600 gene encoding uncharacterized protein LOC122770600, which yields MQSGKDGKLRMKNQKGQPKVTLDMDMIYLILIFYIGGLWQTEAVSLTGELGKDVTVTCSHTNAFSKIKYFCKGACNDEDILISSSVGGKDVRGKYSISDEGNSFHVTISHLTEEDSGTYWCGIKRFGPDTYTKVNLTVIKVNVTPTFPKDITVDKLNLPAFLTAVTCMAAMPFVCLFALYLLLTDKCQRSNPPVNRETSSDTKTMMHGVVVTGPERCAVPRCPDRRSLTAPPPDLCSHFTSRHRESVVSYVNVEAPDHICQYQHLDLSRTEDHVYHVLQRNRVHEPLGMKKQINT from the exons ATGCAGAGTGGCAAAGACGGAAAATTAAggatgaaaaatcagaaaggGCAACCGAAAGTGACACTCGACATGGACATGATTTATCTTATTTTGATCTTTTACATAGGCG GACTGTGGCAGACTGAAGCTGTGTCTCTCACTGGAGAGCTGGGGAAGGACGTCACAGTAACTTGCTCCCACACCAACGCGTTTTCCAAGATCAAATATTTCTGCAAGGGTGCGTGCAACGATGAAGACATCTTGATCAGCAGCAGTGTCGGGGGGAAAGATGTACGAGGAAAATACAGCATTTCAGACGAAGGAAACTCGTTCCACGTGACCATCTCTCACCTGACAGAGGAAGACTCAGGAACCTACTGGTGTGGAATAAAAAGATTTGGACCTGACACATACACTAAAGTCAACCTCACTGTCATAAAGG TAAATGTAACACCCACCTTTCCCAAGGACATCACAGTTGACA AACTCAACTTGCCAGCGTTCCTGACTGCAGTGACGTGCATGGCAGCAATGccgtttgtgtgtctgtttgcacTTTATCTTTTGCTGACTGATAAGTGCCAAAGATCAAATCCCCCAGTGAACAGAGAG ACTTCCTCAGACACCAAGACAATGATGCACGGTGTGGTAGTGACTGGTCCTGAGCGGTGTGCGGTTCCACGTTGTCCTGATCGCCGATCTCTGACAGCGCCGCCTCCTGACCTCTGCTCACACTTCACGTCGCGTCATCGAGAGTCTGTCGTCTCATATGTTAATGTGGAGGCACCAGATCACATCTGCCAGTATCAACACCTAGACCTCAGCCGCACAGAGGATCATGTGTATCACGTGCTTCAAAGAAACCGTGTACATGAACCTTTGGGAATGAAAAAACAGATTAACACTTGA
- the LOC122770601 gene encoding uncharacterized protein LOC122770601 translates to MGATWISCRTTVTAVITVLQIKALISVRTTSVTGVEGQTFYFRCEYPQSWESNAKYLCHADNIDQHLIWTDKHNQWETDGRYSLYDNCTGAFFVVRVDKLVPEDSGTYLCGVEVALHPDHISIIRLNVSRVNLVTPDIPKDITVDKLNMPVFLTAVMCVAAMLFVCLFALCLMPADKCQRSNPPVNRETSSDYETMMPGVVVTGPELCCTCSAPDCPDRPSLPAPPPDLCSHFTSRHRESDVSYVNVDEPDHICQYQHLDLSRSEDHVYHMLQRNCVHEPLGMKKQINS, encoded by the exons ATGGGAGCGACCTGGATCTCCTGTAGAACAACTGTGACTGCTGTCATTACTGTGCTGCAAATCAAAG CTCTGATCAGTGTCAGGACCACATCTGTGACCGGTGTGGAAGGCCAGACATTTTACTTCAGATGTGAGTATCCACAGAGCTGGGAGAGCAACGCCAAGTACCTCTGTCACGCTGACAACATCGACCAGCACCTGATATGGACGGACAAGCACAACCAGTGGGAGACAGACGGACGTTACTCTCTGTACGACAACTGCACCGGAGCCTTCTTTGTTGTCAGGGTGGACAAACTTGTCCCAGAGGACAGTGGGACATACCTGTGTGGTGTGGAAGTCGCTTTGCACCCTGACCATATCAGCATCATACGACTGAATGTCTCTCGAG TAAATTTGGTAACACCCGATATTCCCAAGGACATCACAGTTGACA AGCTCAACATGCCAGTGTTCCTGACTGCAGTGATGTGCGTGGCAGcaatgctgtttgtgtgtctgtttgcacTTTGTCTTATGCCAGCTGATAAGTGCCAAAGGTCAAATCCACCAGTGAACAGAGAG ACTTCATCAGACTATGAGACAATGATGCCCGGTGTGGTGGTGACTGGTCCTGAACTGTGCTGTACCTGTTCGGCTCCAGACTGTCCCGATCGCCCATCTCTGCCAGCGCCGCCTCCTGACCTCTGCTCACACTTCACTTCGCGGCATCGAGAGTCTGACGTCTCATATGTTAATGTGGATGAACCAGATCACATCTGCCAGTATCAACACCTAGACCTCAGCCGCTCAGAGGATCATGTGTATCACATGCTTCAAAGAAACTGTGTACATGAACCTTTGGGAATGAAAAAACAGATTAACAGTTGA
- the LOC122771385 gene encoding CMRF35-like molecule 1 encodes MKTFSVFCCLLYATWTEGDKIIGIEGFEGGQVSFQCSHRLASKYNKYFCKDPCTADALATVKSGGRAESERITLVDSGDGVFSVTFSQLKRSDSGTYWCAVARPGLDTYTEVSLTVNEASESTTDPQPVVTNKTTVITDISPTWTFPSFSSSTLSASDLGTSWPTNRSTASNNTHPGEQRMSMSTGTVLYAAAVPVVVLAVLVLATRFRKRREISKPPAQVCSNGKDLISANGGELECEYDDIDKEMQSNKITPERASTAQHIKLDPPALLSIEAEYSIPLHIYENLCCSRATAGSGFPAADHQNTLDISSGIKPLPPIISERTHDDRFRKHTRTPAATGSAMSKTTDIYNSPPSSDPSRSESMPTSLWFGLDLSGIS; translated from the exons ATGAAGAccttctctgttttctgttgtcttttataTG CGACATGGACGGAAGGAGACAAAATAATTGGGATAGAGGGATTTGAAGGGGGACAAGTCTCATTCCAATGCTCACACAGACTCGCCTCGAAATACAATAAGTACTTTTGCAAGGATCCGTGTACAGCAGACGCACTGGCTACAGTGAAATCTGGTGGACGTGCAGAGTCAGAGCGGATCACTCTGGTGGACTCAGGGGACGGAGTCTTCAGTGTGACCTTCAGTCAGCTCAAGCGCTCAGATTCCGGGACATACTGGTGTGCAGTGGCCCGGCCTGGTTTGGATACATACACTGAAGTTAGCTTGACTGTAAACGAAG CTTCTGAATCCACCACTGATCCCCAACCGGTTGTTACAAATAAGACCACTGTCATAACTGACATTTCTCCCACGTGGACATTTCCGAGTTTCTCCTCCTCAACACTGTCAGCATCGGATTTAGGCACCAGTTGGCCTACAAACCGGTCCACAG CTTCAAACAACACTCATCCAGGAGAACAGAGAATGAGCATGAGCACAG GCACCGTGTTGTACGCGGCCGCTGTGCCTGTTGTCGTGCTCGCTGTCTTGGTGCTGGCAACGAGGTTCAGGAAGCGCAGAGAAATCTCAAAACCTCCGGCACAAGTGTGCTCCAACGGCAAAGACTTAATCAGTGCAAACGGAGGCGAG TTGGAGTGTGAGTATGACGACATTGACAAAGAAATgcagtcaaataaaataacaccTGAGAGAGCCTCAACTGCTCAGCACATTAAACTGGATCCGCCAGCACTTTTATCCATAGAGGCAGAATACAGCATACCACTTCATATCTATGAAAACCTCTGCTGCTCCAGAGCCACTGCAGGATCAGGATTTCCAGCTGCAGATCACCAAAACACCCTCGATATCAGCTCAGGGATCAAACCTTTGCCACCGATAATATCTGAAAGAACACACGATGACCGTTTCCGAAAACATACACGTACACCTGCAGCAACGGGAAGTGCTATGAGCAAAACAACAGACATCTACAACAGCCCCCCATCATCTGATCCCTCCAGATCTGAGTCCATGCCCACATcgctttggtttggtttagaTTTATCAGGAATCAGCTGA
- the LOC122771389 gene encoding uncharacterized protein LOC122771389, which yields MKILLVVVYCFSAVCVRTSGVLEVSGHVGGEVSIHCSVGGTKANNTEPNNMYFCKGVCARENIVVEMEKQRSDASGEGKYSMEVKKGYGLFNVTIKKLTRIDAGRYCCGVEETFNVLHQEINLLVLDAPTVPPGSLPHGSFQSTTESSRAAVPRTTTDKTNKRATTNLTDTTVVIIISVSLALLVCALIPLVFYGNWRSNSGQSRSEANKDKVDYCEENADGSTSTMGMVKLQSLELYPECSAQDPSQYAAVYQELDPKTLD from the exons ctgtgtgtgtcaggacGTCAGGCGTGCTGGAAGTGAGCGGCCATGTTGGAGGAGAGGTCTCCATCCACTGCTCTGTCGGCGGGACCAAAGCCAACAACACGGAACCCAACAACATGTACTTCTGTAAAGGAGTCTGTGCCAGGGAAAACATCGTCGTCGAAATGGAGAAGCAGCGGTCTGATGCCAGCGGGGAGGGGAAGTACAGCATGGAGGTCAAAAAAGGATATGGACTCTTCAATGTGACCATAAAGAAACTGACGAGAATAGACGCTGGCCGATACTGCTGTGGAGTAGAGGAAACATTTAATGTGTTGCACCAGGAGATTAATCTCTTAGTTCTGGATG CTCCCACTGTTCCTCCTGGATCTCTGCCCCATGGCAGCTTTCAATCTACCACTGAATCATCCCGAGCGGCAGTGCCACGAACCACTACTGACAAGACAAACAAGCGTGCCACCACCAACCTCACAG ACACCACGGTGGTCATCATTATTTCTGTGAGCCTGGCACTCCTGGTTTGCGCACTCATCCCTCTTGTATTCTATGGAAACTGGAGGAGCAATTCAG GTCAAAGCAGATCTGAGGCAAACAAAGACAAG GTCGATTACTGTGAGGAAAACGCAGATGGCAGCACCTCCACTATGGGCATGGTGAAGCTGCAGTCTTTAGAACTTTATCCAGAGTGCAGTGCTCAGGATCCCTCCCAGTATGCTGCTGTCTACCAGGAACTGGATCCCAAAACTCTGGACTGA